CCGTGTCTATAAGCTGCAGCCCTCGGTCCAGTCCATGTCGCAGCACATCGGCCTCCGACTGCAGCAGCTCCGCATTTTCGCCCATGCGCCAGGTACCGAGGCCAAGGGCGGGTATTTTTTCTCCGCCGGGAAGGGATACATGCTTCATACGCAACTCCAGTATTCCATTTCGGCAGCTTGACGCAGGATGCGGTGTAAACGCAAGGTGCGTTTCAAGCGGTAAACAACGATTGATAATGACGGGAATAATGAAAGCTGACTCTATTTCCTTTGCGGCAGATGACTGGCGAGCAGGCATATTCGCCGCATTGAAACGGCAGGATGTGCGGCAGATGGCTTATGTGCCGGATGCGGGTCATGCCAGCCTGATCAATGCGTGCCTGGCTGACAGTGATATCAACTGCACAGTCCTTACCACCGAAGAAGAAGGTGTTGCCCTGTTGGCGGGCGCCGAACTCGGCGGGCAGCGTGGTGTCATGCTGATGCAGTCGTCCGGTGTGGGTAATTGCGTCAACATGTTCTCGTTGCTCAAATCATGCGGATTTCCATTTGTCACCCTGGTGACGATGCGGGGTGAATGGGGGGAGTTCAATCCGTGGCAGATGCCGATGGGACAAGCAACGGAAGACACGTTCAAGCGATCCGGGTTCGTCGTCTATCGGGCCGATACCGGCGAAGATGCAGCAGCCATGACCGGATCGGCGATGCGACTGGCCTACGACAGCAATTGCCCGGTTGCCGTTTTGTTGTCACAGCGCCTGATCGGCGCAAAAGATTTCTAGGATGGATTGTTGAGATGATTGCAAGACGCGAGGCTATTGCAGAGGTGTTGAAGGACCGGCCCGACAACCTTCTGGTGATCAGCGGGCTTGGTTCACCAACCTATGACGTGGCTGCAGCCGGAGATGTTGCGCAGAATTTTTATCTATGGGGCGCCATGGGCGGCGCCGCCGCCATGGGACTGGGGCTTGCACTGGCGCGGCCCGATGCGCGTGTCCTGGTTGTCACCGGCGACGGTGAAATGCTGATGGGCCTGGGGTCTCTCGCGACGCTGGGGGCCAAGGCACCGGACAACCTTGCCATACTGGTTATCGACAATGAGGCCTTCGGTGAAACCGGTGGGCAGACCAGCCACACCGGAAAGACCACCAATCTGGCCGCGGTAGCGCTGGCCTGTGGATTCAGGCAGGTGGCGACGGCGCACAAGCAGGCTGACCTTGGCGCTGTAAAACAACTCGTGCTTGAAGATACCGGACCTGTGTTGGGGGTGATCAAGACGGGATCCGATGAGCTGCCGAGAGTTTTGCCGGAACGCGACGGGCACATTATCAGAAACAGGTTCAAGACAACTGCAACACTGTAGGGGCGCGGCCCTGACAACATGGAGAAAGCAAATGGCTTTGAAGAGAATTGGCGCTGGCAACCGGATGACAAGTGCGATCATTCACGGTGACAAGGTTTACATGTCCGGCTTCGTGGCGAACGAGGCAGCCGGGGGTAGCGTCGCTGCACAAACAGCTGACATTCTGGCGCAGATAGACGCCATGCTGGCGCAGGCAGGCTCCGACAAGACAAAGGTTATCAGGGCCACTATCTGGCTTACCGACATGGATACCTGGGCAGAAATGAACACTGTGTGGGATGACTGGGTTGTTGCAGGTGAAACACCGTGCCGTGCCGCAGTACATTCACCCAAGCTGGCCGCACCG
Above is a window of Anderseniella sp. Alg231-50 DNA encoding:
- a CDS encoding thiamine pyrophosphate-binding protein: MKADSISFAADDWRAGIFAALKRQDVRQMAYVPDAGHASLINACLADSDINCTVLTTEEEGVALLAGAELGGQRGVMLMQSSGVGNCVNMFSLLKSCGFPFVTLVTMRGEWGEFNPWQMPMGQATEDTFKRSGFVVYRADTGEDAAAMTGSAMRLAYDSNCPVAVLLSQRLIGAKDF
- a CDS encoding Rid family hydrolase; its protein translation is MALKRIGAGNRMTSAIIHGDKVYMSGFVANEAAGGSVAAQTADILAQIDAMLAQAGSDKTKVIRATIWLTDMDTWAEMNTVWDDWVVAGETPCRAAVHSPKLAAPGLDVEIQVEAAI
- a CDS encoding thiamine pyrophosphate-dependent enzyme, which produces MIARREAIAEVLKDRPDNLLVISGLGSPTYDVAAAGDVAQNFYLWGAMGGAAAMGLGLALARPDARVLVVTGDGEMLMGLGSLATLGAKAPDNLAILVIDNEAFGETGGQTSHTGKTTNLAAVALACGFRQVATAHKQADLGAVKQLVLEDTGPVLGVIKTGSDELPRVLPERDGHIIRNRFKTTATL